The Moorella glycerini genomic interval CAGTTTTCCATAGCCACCACCAGCCCACCGCACTCTTCGACCAAGGCGACCACTTTTTCACTCCCCACGCCAACCGGCGTGCCGGTAAGTAAAATCCGGGGTGTCTCTGAATCCCCTACACAATAACCCCGGGCAGCTAGGCTTTTGATCTCATCTACCATACGGTCGAGTAGTTTGATACGTTCCCACCTGTCAATGTGAAAACCGAGCTGCCAGCTTACCGTGACCAGATCCATACCAGAAATCATTGCCGGGCGTATCATGTTGAGATCAAAAAGAGCTTTTAAGGCCCGGTTACCCTCATTAATCACATGAATGGCCTCGCGTAGCGATTGCTCTGTTATCTCGACTTGTAAAAACTGTTCCAGGGCCTTTTTAAGCCTTATCATTTCTCCGTATAAAAGTTGTATGGAAGCGGGCTGGTCAGCTACCTGGGGGAGGTGCATTACATGCAGCGGCTTAAACCTGCCCATGAGTTCGAACATCTTTTTTTTACCGTCACAGGTCGTTTCTCCGACGACCATATCCGAAAGGTGAAAATAAGGGCAGGTATCACTTACAGCAAATCCATATGATGACTTAATCAAAGGGCAAAGGTTGTGAGGCAGGTCCTTTTCTGCTGCTTGAATGGGTTCCTGCCTGGTACCACAAAGCCCCACAGGAATAGCCCCCGCAGCCAGCACCAGCTCCCGGGGACCATAGGTGCAATATATGCCCACTACCTTGGCACCATTTTCCTTAGCCTCCTTCAGCGCCATCAGGTTTTGCTCACGTAAGCCATCAAAGGATGCCAGCATACTGGGTTTCATCTGCTCCGGTTCTCCAATCTTAAAAGTTTACTTTGGTAAATATTTACCCGTTAATTCAGCCTCTCGGGATCAATCGGCATCCTGCCGTAGATTCGTGCCGCCTCCATAAGGGCCAGAATATTGTCAGGGGGCGTGTTTAAAGCAACGGAACACCCCGAGCCCAGGATAAAGCCCTTGGGGTTGTCAAAAGCCTGGCGTATACATTCCTTCGCTGCAGCGAGGACTTCATCCCTTGTTCCGTGTAGAAGAACTTCCACCGGTGCCACGTTACCTTTGAGGGCCACCCTTGTCCCCACAGCCCTTTTAGCTTCCTCCAGACTCACCTGGTTATCCAGACTGATGGCACTTACGCCCGTGTCGACCATGTCTGCCCAGATAGCCCTGGTATCACCACAGATATGCAGTGAAGGTCCGCTACCACATGCCGCCTTGACCCAGGCGGCGATCTTGGTCAGGTAGGGCTTAACAAATTCCCGGAAATGGCGGGGGCTAATAACGCTGGCCGAAGCCAGCGGGTCACCTATACTGCAGGAAAAGCCCCTTTTTCTGGCTGCTTCTATGTAGTTGATGATGCTTCGGGTAGTCAACTGTAACAGGCTGTGGACGAACTCGGGGTTTCTACGTAAGTCTTTAAGAAAATCCTCGACCCCTCTTAGAAAAGCAGCCGTGGTAAAAGGGCCACCTATTCCTGTACCTACCGGGACCTGGTGACCTATACTTTCATTGATGATTTCCAGTGCTTCCAAATAAAGGGGGAGCCGGCCGGCATGTTCAGCATCAACTGGTTCCAGATGGCTGATTTCACTATAAGAGCGGATGGCCGGTTCCGCCAGCTGGGGACGGTCATTGTCTGGAAACCGTAGTCTGGCTCCCATTGCCTCTGCCAACCCATAAAAATTAGGCCCTACACCGACGGAATCATATTGATAAATTTTAAAGGCAATTATATGGGCCTCTGCCATCAAGCGCGAGGAATGACAGTAACGGGCCACCGAAACACCTATCAGCCGGCAGACGTGCTCCGAAATACTGGGACTGCAGGGTATACGGTCTACCGGTAAACCTTGCTTAAAGGCTGTCATGCGCTCCAACGGGGTCATGCGATCTTTAAACTCCATATGCAGGTAATCTCCTATCCCTCTCACTAAACTTCTCAGTGTAAGCTAAGTGCCAGATCGATGTTGTCCATCAGAGAACGCAGCTGCAATATGGAAGCTTTGCCTCCGGTAAGGCGGTCAAGGGCAGCGTTTACGGCCGGGTGAAATTGACGCATTTGCCTGGCTGCCGCTTCCCCCTGCGCTGTAGCATTAGCCAGGATGGTACCATCGGTGAAACGCAAGCAAAGAGGCAGGGGGTTTAAGATCAGACATGGGCCATTCTTAATGAGCTCCTCAACCTTTTGGCCGCAATAAACCCCGTCCAAGGGAAAACTTTCTTTTATGAACAGAAAACCGTTGCACTGATCGGTACCATTACCAATTAAACACACTCCTTGCCCTCGCAGGTAGCCCAGGGTGGCTGGCAAATCCAATGTATCTTTAGGAGAACTGGCTACCAGGACAATGGGCATCTGGCTCAAGGTTACCAGATCATTAGATAAAATTTTTCCTCTAATTCCTCCCATACCGGCAGTAACTACAATAAAGTTTCCTGTTTGAGCCGCAACCCTCATTACTGCCGCGGCGGTCATATAGCCACTAACCCTTTCTCTTATGGCCACCGAAAGGTTGCTGGCATCGATGCGCTCCATATCTGGATTACCCCTAAGCTGCAGAAACTCCTTAATGTTACCGAAAGTAATCCGCCCATTTTCCAGCCACACCAGAGCTATGGAGGTGCTATGTCTCCATTCTCGTAAAATATAGTCATTGGTGAGGGATGGTAAACCCTGACCCAGCAAGGCAGTTTCGATCAAAGCCTTCCTGGTATGCCGCACCTTTTTTCCTTGCATCATGGTCATAAAGATTTAATCACCACTTGTCCGGGATTTTAATTCAGTTACGAGGACAGTTGCGAGGATAATCACACCTGTTGTTAACTGTTGATAGTAGGAGGCAATTCCATGAATGGTCAGCCCGTTATGTAATACCGCCAAAAGGAGACCTGCAAGCACAGTACCCCCTATACTCCCCCTGCCGCCTTTTATGCTAGTTCCTCCGAGAACTACCGTGGCAATAGCATCTAGTTCCATCATATATCCAGCCGTAGGATCGGCACTGTTAAGCCTTGCGGTCAGCACTAACCCTGCTAAAGCCGCGGTAAGAGCCCCAAGCATATATACAATAATTTTAAAAGTTACTGTGGAAACTCCGCATAAACGCAGGGCTTCTTCATTGCCACCCAGGGCCAGAGTATAATAACCTAGCTTCGTATTGTACAGGACAAAAGCACCCAGGATGGCGACCAGCGCAGCAATAACAACAGGAACAGGGAATATGCCCACCTCTCCGCTCCCGAACCATGTAAAGCCTTCCGGAAAGCTGGAAATAGGGATGCCTTTGGTAATAATTAAGGTCAGACCCCGGATAGCGGACATTGAAGCCAGGGTAACAATAAATGGGTTTAAACGGGATAGCGCTATAAGGGACCCATTAATTAATCCAACTATTAACCCTACGGCCATCCCCATAATAATGGAAGCAGCTACCGAAAGGAACCAGAAATGCATGGCAACAGCCATAACTACACCACTTAAAGCAACTATAGCCCCTGCCGAAAGATCAATGCCGCCGGAAGAGATTATTAATGTCATACCAACGCCAAGGATAATATTAAGGGTACTTTGGTCCAATATATTTCTCAAGTTTTCCCATCGCCAGAAAAAAGGAGAGGACAAGGATAAAGTAATTACCAACAGCAATAATAGCCCAAATAGGATTGTCTGCACCGAGTTTATCTGCAACCAGACGTGCGGCTTAACCCGCGCCATGGAGCTTAAATCACATCCCCGATCTAACTGTTTGCGACTTATTTTACGTTCCTGTTATTAGTTTTACTATCTCATCGGGACTGGTGTCACGAACAATAAAATGCCCCACAGATTCACCGTGTCGGAGGACACAGATGCGATCAGCAATAGAAAACACCTGCTGAAGGTTATGGCTGATTAAAATTACGGCATAACCTTGCTCCCTGAGGGTATTAATTAAGGCCAACACCTGTTTTGTTTCTTGAAGGCCCATAGCCGCCGTCGGCTCATCAAGAATCATAACCCGACCACCCTTATGGATGGCCCTGGCTATAGCTAAAGCCTGACGCTGGCCACCTGACAGGCTGCCGGCGAGAACATTTATTACAGGGATATTTACCTTTAACCTTTTCAGAAGTGAAGCTGTTTCAATTTCCATCTTTTTCTTGTCAATTAGAAAACCGGCCCGCGTCGGTTCCCGGCCCAGGAAGACATTGCTGCAAATATCGCGGCAGTCGACAAGAGCCAGATCTTGATATACTGTTGTAATACCGTTCTTTAAAGCCTGCGCTGGAGTCAGTTGCTTAAAAAGCCTCCCGGCTATGTAAATTTCGCCTTTATCAGGTTTGTAAACCCCGGATAAAATCTTGATCAGGGTCGACTTGCCAGCACCGTTGTCCCCCATCAGGGCCAGAACCTCGCCCTCGAATACATCGAGGTTTACTCCCCGCAGGGCCACGATGTGTCCGAATGACTTCCATAAATTGCGGGCGCGCAGGATTGGCCTGGCGTTTCCGGGTGTAAGTACGGCCATCGTCTTTTTCCCTTCTCTTTATTTTTTATGGCTTCTCCCCTGCAGCGATTTTATAATGGCCGTTTTTGATCCACTTGAAGGCCAATACTTCCTACTATCTTTTTCAACGAATAAACATAAAATCCTCTCATTATTAGCATGAAATATAGTTATAGTTTTTGCTGGGAATTTACCCTTGCGTTAGTATGGACTTAATAACGGGCGATTGCTAAATAAAACTGCTAGAAAACGGAGGCGCTACTGGGATAAAGAAAAACCCTCCACAGGAGTGGAAGGCTTAAAAGTAAGTATAAATCACCAGCGTTGTAAACAAAAAATATTAAAACTTGGCAAGAGCGATTACGCCACTATAACTTCTTTAAGACCATTGCGGCAGCCGCCCCGGTGACCGGCATAAAAAAGTCCCTGGCAGGAAGCCAGGGAGCTTGATATTCCTGGTGCGCCAGGTAGGCTTCGAACCCACGACCCGCTGATTAAGAGTCAGCTGCTCTACCAACTGAGCTACTGGCGCATAGATGGCGCGCCCGGCAGGATTCGAACCTGCGGCCTCCGGACTCGGATTCCGTTACTCTATCCACCTGAGCTACGGGCGCTTAACAACTGCAAAAGTTATTATATTACGGATTACAGCTAAAGTCAAGGCCAGGTCGGCTCCAAAATCTCCGTATTTTAATTAACAACTATACCCGTCCTTCAATACGAACCAGATCTACCTGACCCCAGGCCGCCAGTTTATCACCGGCAATGATTACCGCCCCCAGGACACCGGGAATGTTTGCGGCCAGGCGGGCAGCCTTTTCCACATC includes:
- a CDS encoding double-cubane-cluster-containing anaerobic reductase, whose product is MKPSMLASFDGLREQNLMALKEAKENGAKVVGIYCTYGPRELVLAAGAIPVGLCGTRQEPIQAAEKDLPHNLCPLIKSSYGFAVSDTCPYFHLSDMVVGETTCDGKKKMFELMGRFKPLHVMHLPQVADQPASIQLLYGEMIRLKKALEQFLQVEITEQSLREAIHVINEGNRALKALFDLNMIRPAMISGMDLVTVSWQLGFHIDRWERIKLLDRMVDEIKSLAARGYCVGDSETPRILLTGTPVGVGSEKVVALVEECGGLVVAMENCSGYKTVGLKIDESDQRDPLLLLAEKYLKIPCSIMSPNGRRLELLRQMVRDFQVDGVIDLTWRACHTYNIESYFVADLIKNHFGLPFLQLETDYSTLDRENLRVRIGAFIEMVIENNFRRKKYGEG
- a CDS encoding uroporphyrinogen decarboxylase family protein, whose protein sequence is MEFKDRMTPLERMTAFKQGLPVDRIPCSPSISEHVCRLIGVSVARYCHSSRLMAEAHIIAFKIYQYDSVGVGPNFYGLAEAMGARLRFPDNDRPQLAEPAIRSYSEISHLEPVDAEHAGRLPLYLEALEIINESIGHQVPVGTGIGGPFTTAAFLRGVEDFLKDLRRNPEFVHSLLQLTTRSIINYIEAARKRGFSCSIGDPLASASVISPRHFREFVKPYLTKIAAWVKAACGSGPSLHICGDTRAIWADMVDTGVSAISLDNQVSLEEAKRAVGTRVALKGNVAPVEVLLHGTRDEVLAAAKECIRQAFDNPKGFILGSGCSVALNTPPDNILALMEAARIYGRMPIDPERLN
- a CDS encoding pseudouridine-5'-phosphate glycosidase; translation: MTMMQGKKVRHTRKALIETALLGQGLPSLTNDYILREWRHSTSIALVWLENGRITFGNIKEFLQLRGNPDMERIDASNLSVAIRERVSGYMTAAAVMRVAAQTGNFIVVTAGMGGIRGKILSNDLVTLSQMPIVLVASSPKDTLDLPATLGYLRGQGVCLIGNGTDQCNGFLFIKESFPLDGVYCGQKVEELIKNGPCLILNPLPLCLRFTDGTILANATAQGEAAARQMRQFHPAVNAALDRLTGGKASILQLRSLMDNIDLALSLH
- a CDS encoding ABC transporter permease; the protein is MQTILFGLLLLLVITLSLSSPFFWRWENLRNILDQSTLNIILGVGMTLIISSGGIDLSAGAIVALSGVVMAVAMHFWFLSVAASIIMGMAVGLIVGLINGSLIALSRLNPFIVTLASMSAIRGLTLIITKGIPISSFPEGFTWFGSGEVGIFPVPVVIAALVAILGAFVLYNTKLGYYTLALGGNEEALRLCGVSTVTFKIIVYMLGALTAALAGLVLTARLNSADPTAGYMMELDAIATVVLGGTSIKGGRGSIGGTVLAGLLLAVLHNGLTIHGIASYYQQLTTGVIILATVLVTELKSRTSGD
- a CDS encoding ATP-binding cassette domain-containing protein — its product is MAVLTPGNARPILRARNLWKSFGHIVALRGVNLDVFEGEVLALMGDNGAGKSTLIKILSGVYKPDKGEIYIAGRLFKQLTPAQALKNGITTVYQDLALVDCRDICSNVFLGREPTRAGFLIDKKKMEIETASLLKRLKVNIPVINVLAGSLSGGQRQALAIARAIHKGGRVMILDEPTAAMGLQETKQVLALINTLREQGYAVILISHNLQQVFSIADRICVLRHGESVGHFIVRDTSPDEIVKLITGT